Within the Burkholderia ubonensis genome, the region GCCGGCCAATATTTTGAGATAAGGTTTCGAGTTCGTTGAGCATCTGCTGCGTCCTCTAAAGACCCAGCATTTTAGCGCGGAATAACGCACATTCCGACATATGTAACGTTTCCAGTCGTAACACCCCCGCTTCTTGCCGCGAATATGCCGGTTGCGCAACGCGCGGCCCGCTTTCTTGACGCTCTCGCGGCCCGCTCCTAAACTTGGCGCCGCCTCGGTGCTCGCGCGTGCGACGCGCGGTTAAACGGGAAGCAGGGCGCGGGCTCCGCCAGGAGCCGCCAACCTGCGCTGCCCCCGCAACGGTAAGCGGCCGCATCGGACGATGCAGGCCGGCTCGGGTGCGCTCGGCGTGTGCGGTTCGCACGCGGGCGCAGGCCACTGCGCATGTCTCGCGCGGGAAGGCGAGCCGGAACGCCGCCAGCCCGGATACCGGCCGAGGCGGGGAGCCCGTGCGCGGGCTTCGTAACGCGCGGCCTGCGGGGAAGCGGGGCGCGCTGCGGTTCACAGGACTTTCTTCGATGCTGACCCCAATCATTCGCACGACGCTGCGCATGCCGCCGCGTGCCGTGTGCCGCCGTCACGTTGCGTGCGGCCAGTGCGGCTGCGCCGGGCTCGGCGAGTTCGGCGAGTGCGGCGGCCTCGCACGCGAGCGCGATGCCGCACGACCGGCAAGCGCGCGAGGCGCGAGCGTGCGCGCGACGCCGTGCGCGCGGACCGGCCGTTCGATGGATCTCGACCGTCACGGGCCGGCGTCGCCGAAGTGCGGCGCAGCAACTCGCCGTACGGGGGCCGGCAACCTGCACATCGGTTCGACACGTCGCAGCGCGACGTCCGTTCGGCGTTCGCCTCGGCGCAACGCAATCTCCGTCATGCGTTCGTCTCACCGCAGCGCCACGCGCGTGCGCCGCTGCTCGACCTTCGTCGGATGCGGCGCATGAATGCCGCGCGTGCCGTCGCGATCTGGACCACGCTCGCCGGCGTGGTGGCGCTGCTGTTCGTCGCGTCACTGACGATCGGCAGCGTGCCGATCTCGCCGCTGCAGGCGCTCGCGTCGCTCGTGCCGCACGGCGGCGACACGTCGGGCGGCACGGCGCTGTTCGGCGACATCGTCCGCACGCTGCGCGTGCCGCGCGCGCTCGCCGGCTTCGCGTGCGGCGCGCTGCTCGCGCTCGCGGGCGCGCTGCTGCAGGTGCTGCTGCGCAATCCGCTCGCCGAGCCGTACGTGCTCGGCGTGTCGGGCGGCGCGGCCGGTTTCGCGCTGGTCGCGATGATCGCGGGCGGCGCGTGGTGGCTCGTCGATGCGTCGGCGTTCGCCGGCGCGCTCGTGTCGATGCTGCTCGTGCTCGGCCTCGCGCGCCGCGAGCTGTGGCGCGGCGACGCGCGCGACGCATCGCCGCGGCTGCTGCTCACCGGCGTCGTGATCGCGGCAGGGTGGGGCGCGCTCGTCACGCTGCTGCTGTCGCTCGCGCCCGATGCGCGGCTGCGCGGCATCATCTTCTGGCTGACGGGCGACCTGAACGGCGTCGCGACGCCGTGGTTCGCATGGGCCGCGCTCGCGCTCGCCGCGGGCGTCGCGCTGCCGGCCGCGCCGCAACTGAACGTGCTGCTGCGCGGCGACGCGACCGCGCTCGCGCTCGGCGTGCCGGTCGCGCGGCTGCGCGTGCGGATCTATCTCGTCGCGTCGCTGGCCGCCGCGGCCGCGGTGACGACCGCCGGCACGATCGGCTTCGTCGGGCTCGTCGTCCCGCACGCGCTGCGCCTCGCGTTCGGCAACGACCAGCGCATGCTGCTGCCCGCCGTGATGCTCGCGGGCGGCGGCGGCGTGATGGCGGCCGACCTGCTCGCGCGCACCGTGATCGCGCCCGCGCAACTGCCGGTCGGCGTGATGACCGCGCTGATCGGCGTGCCGGTGTTCCTGTGGATGTTGCTGAGGAGGCCGCCGCGATGACGCACGCTGCCGACGCGGATTGCACGGCGCTCGCGCTCACGCTCGAGGCCGGCGCGCGCACGCTGCTGGGCGGTTTCACGCAGACGTTCCGGCCCGGCGAGATCTGGTGCGTCGCGGGGCCGAACGGCGCCGGCAAGACGACGCTGCTCGCGACGCTCGCGGGCCTTTCTGCGCCATCGGGCGGCCACGTCGAAGCCGACGGCCGGCCGCTTGCCGCGTGGCCGGCCGCGCAGCTCGCGCAGCGGCGCGCGCTGATGCCGCAGCAACTGCACGACGCGTTCAGCGCGACCG harbors:
- a CDS encoding iron ABC transporter permease produces the protein MRRMNAARAVAIWTTLAGVVALLFVASLTIGSVPISPLQALASLVPHGGDTSGGTALFGDIVRTLRVPRALAGFACGALLALAGALLQVLLRNPLAEPYVLGVSGGAAGFALVAMIAGGAWWLVDASAFAGALVSMLLVLGLARRELWRGDARDASPRLLLTGVVIAAGWGALVTLLLSLAPDARLRGIIFWLTGDLNGVATPWFAWAALALAAGVALPAAPQLNVLLRGDATALALGVPVARLRVRIYLVASLAAAAAVTTAGTIGFVGLVVPHALRLAFGNDQRMLLPAVMLAGGGGVMAADLLARTVIAPAQLPVGVMTALIGVPVFLWMLLRRPPR